A genomic stretch from Frigoribacterium sp. PvP032 includes:
- a CDS encoding acyltransferase encodes MTSRQPTSPLTLRLARGGAFDSLRWFAAIAVVVLHASSALGVEVLWGGVEYAEPIMVFFTLTGMFVYASAVSTWSRTGSWRTYARNRWLRVAPAIAAFAVATPLVLVAVGAASPSTLLSPELVVWLGAAALLVPNYDPSIWSHIGSGSMNGPLYTVPAEMSFYLLVPFLVLAARRFGFWRMIGAMVVVSVVGAFVTNQGGPLVHEVFHHLFLERAAYFTTGMVLARVGSAVPLRWWIALVALAAHVGLRTYQDHGPDTGVLAWSQHTFKPLLCALPIGYLVLWAGVRLPAFLGRVTATLGDWSFGTYLWHSVVLNLALWWGARGSGLALVAVLVVSLACGAVSWRLVERRFLARKQVSLRGRTDDVDRPGPAPGPVDARPVA; translated from the coding sequence ATGACATCCAGGCAGCCGACCTCCCCGCTGACCCTCCGGCTGGCCCGTGGCGGGGCCTTCGACTCGCTCCGGTGGTTCGCCGCGATCGCGGTGGTGGTCCTGCACGCGAGCTCGGCCCTCGGGGTCGAGGTGCTCTGGGGCGGCGTCGAGTACGCCGAGCCGATCATGGTGTTCTTCACGTTGACGGGCATGTTCGTCTACGCGTCGGCCGTCTCGACCTGGTCGCGGACAGGCTCCTGGCGCACCTACGCCCGGAACAGGTGGCTCCGCGTCGCCCCCGCGATCGCGGCGTTCGCCGTGGCCACGCCCCTCGTCCTCGTCGCCGTCGGCGCCGCCTCCCCGTCGACGCTCCTGTCGCCCGAGCTCGTCGTGTGGCTCGGCGCAGCCGCCCTGCTCGTGCCCAACTACGACCCCTCGATCTGGTCGCACATCGGCAGCGGCTCGATGAACGGCCCGCTCTACACGGTCCCCGCCGAGATGAGCTTCTACCTGCTGGTGCCGTTCCTCGTGCTGGCTGCACGCCGGTTCGGCTTCTGGCGCATGATCGGCGCGATGGTGGTCGTGAGCGTCGTCGGCGCCTTCGTCACGAACCAGGGCGGGCCCCTCGTGCACGAGGTCTTCCACCACCTGTTCCTCGAGCGGGCCGCCTACTTCACGACGGGCATGGTCCTCGCCCGTGTCGGGTCCGCCGTGCCCCTGCGCTGGTGGATCGCACTCGTCGCCCTGGCGGCCCACGTGGGCCTGCGCACCTATCAGGACCACGGGCCCGACACCGGCGTGCTCGCCTGGTCGCAGCACACGTTCAAGCCGCTGCTCTGCGCTCTCCCGATCGGCTACCTCGTGCTCTGGGCCGGCGTGAGGCTCCCCGCGTTCCTGGGGCGCGTGACCGCGACGCTCGGCGACTGGAGCTTCGGCACGTACCTCTGGCACTCCGTCGTCCTGAACCTCGCCCTGTGGTGGGGAGCCCGGGGGTCGGGACTCGCGCTCGTCGCCGTCCTCGTCGTCAGCCTCGCCTGCGGGGCCGTGTCCTGGCGACTCGTCGAACGCCGCTTCCTGGCCCGCAAGCAGGTCAGCCTGCGGGGGCGGACGGACGACGTCGACCGGCCGGGTCCGGCTCCCGGCCCCGTCGACGCGCGACCCGTCGCGTGA
- a CDS encoding sulfurtransferase, whose product MSPVITSPLVSSQWVADHLGADDMVVVDVSVLPVRDSEGAATGRFTTGRGEYLEQGHVPGAVFGDLIHDLSDDRAALPFTRPDVERFAEAAGALGIAAGTTVVAYDSSGGPWAARLWWLLRAAGHDDAAVLDGGFSAWAAEGRPVDVGAVEPEPSVFVAQERPGLWVDKPYVEAVVRGDERAALVCGSPRAEFDGVAGARPRLGHIPGSVNVPSTELVGHDLHFAETEQLEAAFAPVLEAEKVVVYCGQGIAASADALALVLVGHDDVALYDGSLDEWTGDDDAPLEALAA is encoded by the coding sequence ATGTCCCCCGTGATCACCTCCCCCCTCGTCTCCAGCCAGTGGGTGGCCGACCACCTCGGTGCCGACGACATGGTCGTGGTCGACGTCTCGGTGCTCCCCGTCCGCGACAGCGAGGGGGCGGCGACCGGTCGGTTCACGACGGGCCGCGGCGAGTACCTCGAGCAGGGGCACGTCCCCGGGGCCGTGTTCGGCGACCTCATCCACGACCTCAGCGACGACCGGGCGGCACTCCCGTTCACCCGGCCCGACGTCGAGCGCTTCGCCGAGGCCGCCGGCGCCCTGGGCATCGCCGCCGGCACGACGGTCGTCGCCTACGACTCGTCGGGCGGCCCGTGGGCTGCCCGGCTCTGGTGGCTGCTGCGCGCGGCCGGCCACGACGACGCGGCCGTCCTCGACGGGGGCTTCTCCGCCTGGGCTGCCGAGGGGCGTCCCGTCGACGTCGGAGCCGTCGAGCCCGAGCCGTCCGTGTTCGTCGCGCAGGAGCGACCGGGGCTGTGGGTCGACAAGCCCTACGTCGAGGCCGTGGTCCGCGGCGACGAGCGGGCGGCACTCGTCTGCGGCTCACCCCGGGCCGAGTTCGACGGCGTCGCGGGCGCGCGTCCCCGGCTGGGCCACATCCCCGGCAGCGTCAACGTGCCGTCGACCGAGCTCGTCGGCCACGACCTGCACTTCGCCGAGACCGAGCAGCTCGAGGCGGCGTTCGCGCCGGTGCTCGAGGCCGAGAAGGTCGTCGTCTACTGCGGCCAGGGCATCGCGGCCAGCGCGGACGCCCTCGCGCTGGTGCTCGTGGGGCACGACGACGTCGCCCTGTACGACGGCTCGCTCGACGAGTGGACGGGCGACGACGACGCCCCGCTCGAGGCGCTCGCGGCCTGA
- a CDS encoding right-handed parallel beta-helix repeat-containing protein produces MTLDASSGAPRAAVPADTPQGPTRRGLLGALAAAGAAAAAAGLADAVLPAGPASASPPAPDAAPGRTFHVHPSGSDDADGLSPTRPWRSLARLNLAFAEQQVRHGDTVLLARGRVHPGVLRPREPAQGDDRLLTIAAYGTGSAPRVSAFKTPTAAGWRETAPGSGRWQVDLAATGAGSDWLGDASSSTANVGFLKVNDEIRAYRRGSVADLRGQWEFASPAGSTVLTVRSDARPDTLGSVQAAVDDPLVLGVSQLVLRGLHLVGTGSHGYDDGPGVHDVLIEHCTVSHVGGSELPGAGRYGNGVQIWQAGQRVTVRRCVITDCWDTATTVQGWDGPWSAIVFEQNVVLRCTQAFEVWTRGGPASPGVLDCRFVDNVCHDVGLGWGARAQQVGRGSHVVFYELETPVSIEVTGNVFGSSRDAVYYVGAGAGATAVLPSGLSSHDNVVVQPRGRPIVWDGPWTVQRSESFSTGPGREADSTFVVGDPR; encoded by the coding sequence GTGACCCTCGATGCCTCGTCCGGTGCCCCCCGCGCAGCCGTCCCCGCCGACACGCCGCAGGGCCCGACTCGCCGCGGTCTCCTCGGCGCGCTCGCGGCGGCGGGCGCCGCGGCCGCCGCTGCCGGCCTCGCCGACGCCGTGCTCCCGGCCGGTCCCGCCTCCGCCTCCCCGCCGGCCCCCGACGCGGCGCCCGGCCGCACCTTCCACGTGCACCCGTCCGGCTCCGACGACGCGGACGGTCTCTCGCCGACACGACCGTGGCGGTCGCTGGCCAGGCTCAACCTCGCCTTCGCCGAGCAGCAGGTGCGGCACGGCGACACCGTCCTGCTCGCGCGGGGCCGCGTCCACCCCGGAGTGCTCCGCCCGCGGGAGCCTGCCCAGGGTGACGACCGCCTCCTCACGATCGCTGCCTACGGCACGGGCAGCGCACCGCGTGTGTCGGCCTTCAAGACCCCGACGGCCGCCGGCTGGCGCGAGACGGCCCCCGGCTCGGGGCGGTGGCAGGTCGACCTGGCCGCCACGGGGGCAGGCAGCGACTGGCTCGGGGACGCGTCGTCGTCCACGGCGAACGTGGGCTTCCTCAAGGTGAACGACGAGATCCGTGCCTACCGACGGGGGTCCGTGGCCGACCTGCGCGGCCAGTGGGAGTTCGCGTCCCCCGCGGGGTCGACGGTGCTCACGGTCCGCAGCGACGCGCGACCGGACACCCTCGGCAGCGTCCAGGCGGCCGTCGACGACCCCCTGGTGCTGGGCGTCTCCCAGCTCGTGCTGCGCGGCCTGCACCTCGTGGGCACCGGCTCCCACGGCTACGACGACGGCCCCGGGGTGCACGACGTGCTGATCGAGCACTGCACCGTGAGCCACGTCGGAGGCTCAGAGCTGCCGGGGGCCGGCCGCTACGGCAACGGCGTGCAGATCTGGCAGGCCGGCCAGCGGGTCACGGTGCGTCGGTGCGTGATCACCGACTGCTGGGACACCGCGACGACCGTGCAGGGCTGGGACGGCCCGTGGTCCGCGATCGTCTTCGAGCAGAACGTCGTGCTGCGGTGCACGCAGGCGTTCGAGGTGTGGACGCGGGGAGGGCCGGCGTCGCCCGGCGTGCTCGACTGCCGTTTCGTCGACAACGTCTGCCACGACGTGGGCCTGGGGTGGGGCGCGCGTGCCCAGCAGGTCGGCCGCGGCAGCCACGTGGTCTTCTACGAGCTCGAGACGCCCGTCTCGATCGAGGTGACGGGCAATGTGTTCGGGTCGAGCCGCGACGCCGTCTACTACGTCGGCGCAGGGGCGGGCGCGACCGCGGTCCTGCCGTCCGGGCTGTCCTCGCACGACAACGTCGTGGTGCAGCCGCGGGGCCGTCCGATCGTGTGGGACGGCCCGTGGACCGTCCAGCGGTCAGAGTCGTTCAGCACCGGCCCGGGGCGGGAGGCCGACTCCACCTTCGTGGTGGGCGACCCGCGGTGA
- a CDS encoding thioredoxin domain-containing protein, with amino-acid sequence MTNRLADAVSPYLRSHAGNPVDWWAWGPEAFAEAARRDVPVLVSIGYSTCHWCHVMARESFSDPDLAAHLNEHFVAIKVDREEHPDVDSSYLAAASAFTPQLGWPLTVFTTPAGQAFFAGTYFPPQPVQDHPAFRQVLDAVTEAWTSRRGEVDATARGVAAALAAQPAPPAGGSVELPTAAALSHAAARVAAAEDVEHGGFGGAPKFPVAPAQLALLGLGTGGDRPSLALASRTLRRMAASPLRDPVEGGFFRYSTRRDWGDPHYERMLYDNALLLTAYSRLALLEPAEPRHVDSVEGEGGAGRAPATTPAPLGVAAGIAEFLLARLRTPRGAFGSAQDSESTIDGRRVEGGYYALDAAERARHEAPPVDDKVLTGWNGLAIAALAEAGARHDRPDWVAAARRAADVLLDDHVTPDGRLLRASSSTGVSEAVATLEDHGMFAEGLLQLTLATGLPRYAVAARSLMEACVTDDDTAAPFAAPAGADPVLRAQGTALAADPSEGAYPSGVAAAAAAALTLHRLTGDARWRRAAERAVGPAADAALDSPVAYGTTFSLLAELAAPSTQLLVVEPSVISPAVVAQVEGELSAASAPAAPAVPAAAVDLGARARRTLGPGVLVGVVDEDSAVALADAGFELFAGRTAVQGHATAYLCHDFVCRLPVTGVEELDRDLAEQARPQALDG; translated from the coding sequence ATGACGAACCGACTCGCCGACGCCGTCAGCCCGTACCTGCGCTCGCACGCCGGCAACCCCGTCGACTGGTGGGCGTGGGGCCCCGAGGCCTTCGCCGAGGCGGCCCGCAGAGACGTGCCCGTGCTCGTCTCGATCGGCTACTCGACCTGCCACTGGTGCCATGTGATGGCCCGTGAGAGCTTCAGCGATCCCGACCTCGCCGCGCACCTGAACGAGCACTTCGTCGCGATCAAGGTCGACCGGGAGGAGCACCCCGACGTCGACTCCAGCTACCTCGCCGCCGCCTCCGCCTTCACCCCGCAGCTCGGCTGGCCGCTCACCGTCTTCACCACGCCCGCCGGGCAGGCCTTCTTCGCGGGGACCTACTTCCCGCCGCAGCCCGTCCAGGACCACCCGGCGTTCCGGCAGGTGCTCGACGCCGTCACCGAGGCGTGGACGAGCCGCCGCGGCGAGGTGGACGCGACCGCTCGAGGGGTGGCGGCTGCGCTGGCGGCCCAGCCGGCGCCTCCTGCCGGCGGCTCGGTCGAGCTGCCGACCGCCGCCGCCCTCTCGCACGCGGCGGCCCGCGTCGCCGCCGCCGAGGACGTCGAGCACGGCGGGTTCGGCGGCGCCCCGAAGTTCCCCGTCGCGCCGGCCCAGCTGGCACTGCTCGGGCTCGGCACCGGGGGAGACCGTCCGTCGCTCGCCCTCGCCTCCCGCACCCTGCGACGCATGGCCGCGTCCCCGCTGCGCGACCCGGTCGAGGGCGGCTTCTTCCGCTACTCGACCCGGCGCGACTGGGGCGATCCCCACTACGAACGGATGCTCTACGACAACGCCCTGCTGCTCACCGCGTACTCGCGGCTGGCCCTGCTCGAGCCGGCCGAGCCGCGGCACGTCGACTCGGTCGAGGGCGAAGGAGGCGCGGGTCGCGCCCCTGCGACCACGCCCGCGCCGCTCGGGGTCGCGGCCGGCATCGCGGAGTTCCTGCTCGCGCGTCTCCGCACGCCGCGCGGCGCCTTCGGGTCGGCTCAGGACTCGGAGAGCACGATCGACGGTCGCCGGGTCGAGGGCGGGTACTACGCCCTCGACGCTGCCGAGCGCGCGCGGCACGAGGCTCCGCCGGTCGACGACAAGGTGCTCACGGGCTGGAACGGGCTCGCGATCGCGGCGCTCGCCGAGGCCGGGGCACGGCACGACCGCCCGGACTGGGTGGCCGCGGCACGCAGGGCCGCGGACGTCCTGCTCGACGATCACGTGACCCCGGACGGTCGGCTGCTGCGCGCCTCCTCGTCGACCGGGGTGTCGGAGGCGGTCGCCACGCTCGAGGACCACGGCATGTTCGCCGAGGGCCTGCTGCAGCTGACGCTCGCCACCGGCCTGCCCCGGTACGCCGTGGCCGCGCGGTCGCTGATGGAGGCGTGCGTCACCGACGACGACACGGCCGCGCCCTTCGCGGCGCCGGCGGGAGCGGATCCCGTGCTGCGGGCGCAGGGGACGGCGCTCGCCGCCGACCCGTCAGAGGGCGCCTACCCGTCCGGGGTCGCAGCGGCGGCTGCCGCGGCGCTGACGCTCCACCGGCTCACCGGTGATGCCCGCTGGCGTCGAGCCGCCGAGCGGGCCGTCGGCCCGGCCGCCGACGCGGCGCTCGACTCGCCCGTCGCGTACGGGACGACGTTCTCGCTGCTCGCGGAGCTCGCCGCGCCGTCCACGCAGCTGCTCGTCGTCGAGCCGTCGGTGATCTCACCGGCCGTCGTCGCCCAGGTCGAGGGCGAGCTCTCGGCTGCGTCTGCGCCCGCTGCTCCGGCCGTCCCGGCGGCCGCCGTCGACCTCGGTGCGCGGGCTCGGCGGACCCTCGGGCCCGGCGTGCTCGTGGGCGTCGTCGACGAGGACTCCGCCGTGGCGCTGGCGGACGCTGGCTTCGAGCTCTTCGCGGGGCGCACCGCCGTGCAGGGCCACGCGACCGCGTACCTCTGCCACGACTTCGTCTGCCGACTTCCCGTCACGGGCGTCGAGGAACTCGACCGCGACCTCGCCGAGCAGGCTCGTCCGCAGGCCCTGGACGGCTGA
- a CDS encoding dolichyl-phosphate-mannose--protein mannosyltransferase, with product MSSQGDREFDALVDTATTGQTGQTGQIGQTGQTEQAEQAEQAERSEHTEHPEPAPAPAAPRPLLRVDRWWGRLLSTPARRRAWAWGGPLVVTLLAAALRLWDLGRPGTLVFDETYYVKDAWSLWNLGYEGSWPSDYDAAFAAGGADGYLAAPSFVAHPPLGKWLIGLGMWALGPDDPAGWRISTAVAGIVAVALVAVIGTYLSRSTLVGTLAGFFMAIDGHAIVMSRVALLDNFVMLFGLLAFGAVLLDRRQSARALDAWLLRRRAAGRDTAWGPSLWGRPWLATAGLMCGLATGVKWNGLYFLAVFAVYTVVVDVLARRRAGVEFWLSGTLFRQAPVSFLLTVPIAAVAYVASWTGWFVTDGGYYRNWVTEGGERWSGALAWVPDTVQNWWHYEAGVYAFNVGLQTPHSYEANPFGWLLMLRPTSMYYQGLDQGQGACEVARCGMAITSIANPFIWYAAVAACAYLVYRLVRRREWEVGAVLVGIAAGYLPWLAFSGRTVFQFYTIAFEPYLLLGLAGVLGIVLGRRTDHPDRRLSGIVVTGIVVVVSIAVTMFFYPLWTAQLEDWDFIRLHYWIPSWK from the coding sequence ATGAGCAGCCAGGGCGATCGGGAGTTCGACGCCCTGGTCGACACTGCGACCACCGGACAGACCGGACAGACCGGACAGATCGGACAGACCGGACAGACCGAGCAGGCCGAGCAGGCCGAGCAGGCCGAGCGCAGCGAGCACACCGAGCACCCCGAGCCCGCGCCGGCCCCCGCAGCGCCCCGCCCGCTCCTCCGCGTCGACAGGTGGTGGGGCCGCCTCCTCTCCACTCCGGCCCGGCGCCGCGCCTGGGCCTGGGGCGGCCCGCTGGTCGTCACCCTGCTCGCGGCGGCGCTCCGTCTCTGGGACTTGGGCCGCCCCGGCACCCTCGTCTTCGACGAGACCTACTACGTCAAGGACGCCTGGAGCCTCTGGAACCTCGGATACGAGGGCTCGTGGCCGAGCGACTACGACGCCGCCTTCGCGGCCGGCGGCGCGGACGGCTACCTGGCCGCCCCCTCCTTCGTGGCCCACCCCCCGCTCGGCAAGTGGCTGATCGGCCTCGGGATGTGGGCGCTGGGGCCCGACGACCCGGCCGGCTGGCGGATCAGCACGGCAGTCGCGGGCATCGTCGCGGTGGCGCTCGTCGCCGTGATCGGCACCTACCTGTCGCGCTCGACCCTGGTCGGCACGCTGGCCGGCTTCTTCATGGCGATCGACGGGCACGCGATCGTCATGTCGCGTGTCGCGCTGCTCGACAACTTCGTGATGCTGTTCGGGCTGCTCGCCTTCGGGGCCGTGCTGCTCGACCGACGGCAGAGCGCGAGAGCGCTCGACGCCTGGCTCTTGAGGAGGCGCGCCGCCGGTCGCGACACCGCCTGGGGCCCGTCGCTCTGGGGCCGCCCCTGGCTGGCGACGGCCGGGCTGATGTGCGGCCTCGCGACGGGCGTGAAGTGGAACGGCCTCTACTTCCTCGCCGTCTTCGCCGTCTACACGGTCGTCGTCGACGTGCTCGCGCGCCGTCGGGCGGGCGTCGAGTTCTGGCTCTCTGGCACGTTGTTCCGCCAGGCGCCGGTCAGCTTCCTGCTCACCGTCCCGATCGCTGCCGTCGCCTACGTCGCGAGCTGGACGGGCTGGTTCGTCACCGACGGCGGCTACTACCGCAACTGGGTGACCGAAGGAGGCGAACGCTGGTCGGGCGCCCTCGCCTGGGTCCCCGACACGGTGCAGAACTGGTGGCACTACGAGGCCGGCGTCTACGCGTTCAACGTCGGCCTGCAGACACCGCACTCGTACGAGGCGAACCCGTTCGGCTGGCTGCTGATGCTGCGGCCCACGAGCATGTACTACCAGGGGCTCGACCAGGGGCAGGGCGCCTGCGAGGTCGCCCGCTGCGGGATGGCGATCACCTCGATCGCGAACCCGTTCATCTGGTACGCGGCCGTCGCGGCCTGCGCGTACCTCGTGTACCGCCTCGTCCGCCGCCGCGAGTGGGAGGTCGGGGCCGTGCTGGTCGGGATCGCGGCGGGCTACCTGCCCTGGCTGGCGTTCTCGGGCCGCACGGTCTTCCAGTTCTACACGATCGCCTTCGAGCCCTACCTGCTGCTCGGGCTGGCCGGGGTGCTCGGCATCGTCCTCGGCCGCCGCACCGACCATCCCGACCGGCGGCTGAGCGGCATCGTCGTCACGGGCATCGTGGTCGTCGTCTCGATCGCCGTCACCATGTTCTTCTACCCGCTCTGGACAGCGCAGCTCGAGGACTGGGACTTCATCCGGCTGCACTACTGGATCCCCAGCTGGAAGTAG
- a CDS encoding CoA-binding protein — MSTSTGTDGDTVTTQLANGRTCELPSSSPLAKLLKSQRTWVGPDARARQAILRSAKSVAIVGASPNSTRSSYFVGTYLQQSSDLRVYFVNPRADVILGEKAYPDLASLPEVPDIVDVFRKASDIPSVVDDVLASGARTIWVQLGIWNEDAARYAEAQGLTVVMDRCIKVEHARFNGGLNLMGFDTGVISSRRSGR; from the coding sequence ATGAGCACCAGCACCGGCACGGACGGCGACACGGTCACGACGCAGCTCGCCAACGGGCGCACCTGCGAGCTGCCGTCGAGCTCCCCGCTCGCGAAGCTGCTGAAGTCGCAGCGCACCTGGGTCGGGCCGGACGCCCGAGCCCGGCAGGCCATCCTGCGCTCGGCGAAGAGCGTCGCGATCGTGGGCGCCTCGCCGAACTCGACCCGCTCCTCCTACTTCGTCGGCACCTACCTGCAGCAGTCGAGCGACCTGCGCGTCTACTTCGTGAACCCGCGGGCCGACGTCATCCTCGGCGAGAAGGCGTACCCCGACCTGGCGTCGCTGCCCGAGGTGCCCGACATCGTCGACGTGTTCCGCAAGGCGAGCGACATCCCGTCGGTGGTCGACGACGTGCTGGCGAGCGGGGCCCGGACGATCTGGGTGCAGCTCGGCATCTGGAACGAGGACGCGGCCCGCTACGCCGAGGCCCAGGGCCTCACCGTCGTGATGGACCGCTGCATCAAGGTCGAGCACGCCCGGTTCAACGGAGGCCTCAACCTGATGGGCTTCGACACGGGCGTCATCTCGTCGCGGCGATCGGGACGCTGA
- the rsmI gene encoding 16S rRNA (cytidine(1402)-2'-O)-methyltransferase, which produces MIVLAATPIGNLGDASRRLVEALTNAEVVAAEDTRTAIHLMRALGVENRPRLIALHEHNEREKAAELVELARTADLIVLTDAGMPAISDPGFPLVEAAAAAGVTVTAIPGPSAVLTALAVSGLPTDRFSFEGFLPRKQGDRLRVLGALADERRTMVFFESPHRLGDSLGDVVTALGADRRVVVCRELTKLHEEVRRGSASELASWAAEGVRGEICVVVEGAPEREFDLAAGLAQVQALVADGARLKEASTDVAAATGLSRRDLYQAALAAKAPRPS; this is translated from the coding sequence ATGATCGTCCTCGCCGCCACCCCCATCGGAAACCTGGGCGACGCCTCCCGCCGGCTGGTCGAGGCGCTGACGAACGCGGAGGTCGTCGCGGCGGAGGACACCCGCACCGCCATCCACCTGATGCGGGCCCTCGGCGTCGAGAACCGGCCCCGCCTCATCGCCCTGCACGAGCACAACGAGCGCGAGAAGGCGGCGGAGCTCGTCGAGCTGGCCCGCACGGCCGACCTGATCGTCCTCACCGACGCCGGCATGCCCGCCATCAGCGACCCGGGCTTCCCCCTCGTCGAGGCGGCAGCGGCTGCGGGCGTCACGGTCACGGCGATCCCCGGCCCCTCCGCCGTGCTCACGGCGCTCGCCGTGTCGGGCCTCCCCACCGACCGTTTCAGCTTCGAGGGGTTCCTGCCGCGCAAGCAGGGCGACCGCCTCCGCGTGCTCGGGGCCCTGGCCGACGAGCGCCGCACGATGGTCTTCTTCGAGTCGCCGCACCGGCTCGGCGACTCGCTCGGCGACGTCGTCACGGCACTCGGCGCCGACCGTCGCGTCGTCGTCTGCCGCGAGCTGACCAAGCTGCACGAGGAGGTGCGGCGCGGCTCCGCCTCCGAGCTCGCCTCCTGGGCCGCCGAGGGCGTGCGCGGCGAGATCTGCGTCGTGGTCGAGGGCGCCCCCGAGCGCGAGTTCGACCTGGCGGCGGGCCTCGCGCAGGTGCAGGCCCTCGTCGCCGACGGGGCCCGGCTCAAGGAGGCCTCGACCGACGTGGCGGCCGCCACCGGCCTCTCCCGACGCGACCTCTACCAGGCGGCCCTCGCGGCCAAGGCCCCCCGCCCCTCCTGA
- a CDS encoding O-acetylhomoserine aminocarboxypropyltransferase/cysteine synthase family protein, translating into MADRDYGFRTRAIHAGNVPDSATGARALPIYQSSAFVFDDTEDAAARFALQKYGNIYSRLANPTTASFEERVASLEGGLGAVATSSGLSAQFITFASLAGAGDHIVASAALYGGSVTQLDVTLRRFGVETTFVQSSEPADYAAAITPATKLLFVETVANPSGEIADLEGLAEVAHAAGIPLIVDSTIATPYLNRPIEWGADVVIHSATKFLGGHGTTLGGVVVESGRFGWDSERFPLFDQPVPSYGGLNWSGNFGEYAFLTRLRAEQLRDIGPALAPHSAFLLAQGVETLPFRMRAHVENAREVAEWLDADPRIERVRWAGLPEHPHHERAGKYLPEGPGSVFTFELAGGRAAGKTFIESVELASHLANIGDAKTLVIHPGSTTHAQLSEQQLVDAGVLPGSVRISVGIEDAADIIDDLDQALSAATKEA; encoded by the coding sequence ATGGCAGATCGTGACTACGGCTTCCGCACGCGTGCGATCCACGCGGGCAACGTCCCCGACTCGGCGACCGGTGCGCGTGCGCTCCCGATCTACCAGTCGAGCGCCTTCGTGTTCGACGACACAGAAGACGCGGCGGCGCGGTTCGCGCTGCAGAAGTACGGGAACATCTACAGCCGTCTCGCCAACCCGACCACCGCCTCCTTCGAGGAGCGCGTCGCGAGCCTCGAGGGCGGCCTGGGCGCCGTCGCGACCTCGAGCGGGCTGAGCGCGCAGTTCATCACCTTCGCCTCGCTGGCCGGCGCGGGCGACCACATCGTCGCGAGCGCCGCCCTCTACGGCGGCTCGGTGACGCAGCTCGACGTCACCCTGCGGCGCTTCGGCGTCGAGACGACCTTCGTGCAGTCGAGCGAGCCCGCCGACTACGCGGCGGCGATCACTCCCGCGACCAAGCTGCTCTTCGTCGAGACCGTCGCGAACCCCTCGGGCGAGATCGCCGACCTCGAGGGCCTCGCCGAGGTCGCCCACGCCGCCGGCATCCCGCTGATCGTCGACTCGACCATCGCGACCCCGTACCTGAACCGTCCGATCGAGTGGGGCGCCGACGTGGTGATCCACTCGGCGACGAAGTTCCTCGGCGGGCACGGCACCACGCTCGGCGGCGTCGTCGTCGAGTCGGGGCGCTTCGGCTGGGACAGCGAGCGGTTCCCGCTCTTCGACCAGCCCGTGCCGAGCTACGGCGGGCTGAACTGGTCCGGCAACTTCGGCGAGTACGCGTTCCTCACACGACTGCGGGCCGAGCAGCTGCGCGACATCGGGCCCGCGCTGGCTCCTCACTCCGCCTTCCTGCTCGCACAAGGCGTCGAGACGCTGCCGTTCCGGATGCGCGCCCACGTCGAGAACGCGCGCGAGGTCGCCGAGTGGCTCGACGCCGACCCGCGCATCGAGCGCGTCCGCTGGGCCGGCCTGCCCGAGCACCCGCACCACGAGCGCGCGGGGAAGTACCTGCCGGAGGGCCCCGGCTCGGTCTTCACCTTCGAGCTGGCCGGCGGGCGCGCCGCAGGCAAGACCTTCATCGAGTCGGTCGAGCTCGCCAGCCACCTGGCCAACATCGGCGACGCGAAGACCCTCGTCATCCACCCCGGGTCGACGACGCATGCCCAGCTCAGCGAGCAGCAGCTCGTCGATGCCGGCGTGCTGCCGGGCTCGGTCCGGATCAGCGTCGGCATCGAGGACGCCGCCGACATCATCGACGACCTCGACCAGGCGCTCAGCGCCGCGACGAAGGAGGCGTGA